The Thiorhodovibrio frisius genome segment ACCTGCCAGTGATATTCATACGCTGATGGCGCAGATATTTACCGCAGTCTATTTCGCGTTCTTTATTCTGATGCCAATTTACAGCAAACTCGATAAGGTCAAGCCTGTTCCGGAAAGGGTAACCTCATGAGAAACAGTCTATTTGCACTCTTCCTTTTGGTCGCTCCCTTTGCCGCCTGGGCTTCCGGCGGGGAAGGGCCAGAGCTCGAGCACGCCGACATTGATCTAACAGATCAGGCGTCTCTGCAGCGTGGCGCGAAATACTTCGTCAACTACTGCATGGGCTGTCATACGCTCAAGTATGCCCGTTATAACCGGGTGGCGGCGGATATCGGCATCACCGAGGCGCAACTTGAAGAGTTCCTGATATTCGGGGACGCGAGGTCTGGCGAATTAATGACTAACTCGCTACGTCCTGAAGACGGAGAAAAGTGGTTCGGTACAGCAATTCCAGACCTTACGCTGGTGACACGCTGGCGCAGCCCGGATTGGCTCTTCACCTACCTCAAGTCCTACTATGTTGACGATTCCCGCCCCTACGGCGTGAATAATCTGGTGTTTCCCGATGTCGGCATGCCCCACGCGCTTGCTGACTTGCAGGGTGTGCAGGAGGCTGTTCATGCCGATGGTGGGCACGATGGCGGTGGCCACATCACAGGGCTGAAGCTGGTTGAGCCGGGCACACTCACGCCTGAAGAGTACGACAACATGGCGCGGGATATCACCAATTTCCTGACCTATGTTGGCGAGCCGATCAAGCTTGAGCGCAGACGCCTTGGGGTTTATGTGCTCCTGTTCCTGGCCGTACTGGGCTACCTCAGCTACCTGCTGAAAAAAGAGTACTGGAAAGACGTGCATTGAGTGAGTGCCATGTCAGATCAAGGCTGGGGAGGATCTGCCTGAGTGCGGGTTGCAGGGTTTATTCGTGCAGACTGGTTCTCTAAACAGGTGGGATCACGCCAAATGTCTGGTCTGATCGATTAGCGTGAAACAGCCGCTCAATTTTCCGGGTGGCCGGGGCCATGAGCGTTAATCCAGTCTTGGTCGCAATTGTGGTTTCTGTCTCGGCCGATGGCCGGGACAGAACCAAAGCGCAGTAATCCAGGTCGGGTATTTTCGCCCGGCCTATCCGTCAGTTGTCCGCCGCAGTGGTCCCGCTAGACGGCGCGCGGCCTCGATGAGGAAATTCCGCGGTGGTCTCACCTCGACGTTCGGTAATGACGCTGTTTTCAGCGAATACCTGCCCGTATTGCCATCGCGTGCGGATGGTGCTGGCTGAAAAAAAAATGACTGTCGACATTGTTGATGTCGACCTTTCCGCCCTCCCCGAAGAAGTCATCGACGCAAACCCTTATGCGGCGGTGCCGACGCTGGTTGATCGTGAACTGCGGCTTTACGAGTCGCGGATCATCATGGAATACCTCGACGAGCGTTTTCCGCATCCGCCGCTCATGCCCATCGATCCGGTGGCGCGGGCCAATACCCGCGTCTATATGTACCGGGTGGATCGGGACTGGTCGGCGCTGATGGATCGCATTATCAAAGGCTCCGAGGCTGAAGCCAAGGTAGCCCGCAAGCAATTGCGCGAAAGCCTGGTGACTACTTCGCCGGTATTCGGCGCCCATCGATTCTTTATGAGCGACGAGCTTTCCCTGGTGGACTGCTGTATTGGGCCGCTGTTATGGCGGCTGCCGGTTGTGGGCGTTGAATTGCCTGCGGCTGCCTCTGCCGCCAAGGAATACGCGCGCCGTCTCTTTGACTGTCCTTCGTTTCAAGAGAGTCTGACCGAAGCCGAGCGCGACATGGTTTCAGATATGTGTTGACAATTTTGTCTGTTTGGGGTATCGCTGGCGCAAATGCGTTGTCTGTTTCGGGCTGCTTCCCGATCCGAAACAAGCCGAAAGTCGATATGCGCTGTGTATAGATGCGCTTAGAGGGTGACGAATCGTTCCAAAATGCGCCAGCCTTCACTTTTCGGCAGAAGGTTTGCGCCAGAACTTGTGCGCCAGAAGTCCATAGATGGCCACGATTGTTTAACGTCCGCCGTGCCGAATAAAAATATTGTTCTGGTGATTCCAAAAGGCCAATTTTGGTTGCCTTGCTTGAGTGTTAGGGCCAGGGAGGCATCGGAGAAATAACATGATATCCAATCGACCCTACCTGATTCGGGCGCTGTTCGAGTGGATACTCGATAATCATATGACGCCGCATCTTCTGGTGGATGCCTTGCACCCGGAGGCCGATGTTCCGCGCAAGTTTGTCGAAGAAGGGCGAATTGTGCTCAATATTGCCCCGACAGCGGTCAAAGATCTGGTGATTTCCAACGATATGATCACCTTTTCCGCCCGTTTTGGCGGTGTGCCTTCAGTGGTTGGATTGCCGCCGGTTGCCGTGCTTGGCATTTACGCCCGCGAGAATGGTCATGGCATGATCTTTCCGCAGGAGGAGGGACTCGATAGTCAGGGTTCCGGAGGGCAGGATCAAGCTGAGGGGAGCGACAAGGCCAAAGATGAACGCAAAGCCAAGCGCCCAGCGTTGCGCGTTGTGAAATAGCCGATTGGTCGCCGTCCCTGGCGGCCGACACCCTTCTCACTGAACTCAAACTGGGTGGTTGCGCTCAGCCGTGGCCCTGCGGCTTGTCTTGCCGGGGCGGCTAGTCGGTTTTGAACTCAGGCAAGCCCGAGCTGAGCCACCAGTTGGAGGTCTCCTCGTCATAAATCCACTGCTGACGGTCAGCGATGGACTTCAATGCCTGGCGATCACTCAGCACATATTCGATGCGGACAATCTGCTCCGCCCTGCCGTCCGCGATAATGACGGGTGGGCGCACCACCTCGTAGCCAGTCACACGAATATTATCAAAGAGTTCCGATGGTTCTTCCGGACGCTTATCCGGTTCGATGAATTGCAGCGCCGCATCATTGTAGCCCCAGCGGATGGCCTGTCGATAACCGTTGGTCGCGCTCTCGAGCAGCCGATGTTCGCGTTCTTCCTTGACCTGTTGGCAGCCATGCAGTGGCAACAGCAATGCTAGCCCGAGCAGTAGCAATGGGGATTGAGTCAAGCGCATAATAGGGGGTCCTTTTTCCGCAAAAGTCGCATGATGGAGCGCCGTGGCTGATGATTCCGGGTTGGTCTGTGGCGGCCGGGTATACCAATCGGAAACGAGCTGAAATCTCAAAGGGTTTTGGTATAAGACGTATGCATTATGGAACCGAAGCCCGAGCATCGGTCAAGTTGTCCGCATTATTCTACTTTTTTTTCGGTTTAGGGAGTTGCTTTGGAGTCGTCGCCTGAAATTGCTCGGACACAGGATAAGGCGTCAGCCCGTGATGCTCCCAGCGAGCCCCTGTTGAAGCTGTCGGTGGGGGATACGCGGGTGACCCTGCTTGGCACCGCGCATGTCTCGCGCGCCAGCGTCGAAAAGGTTAGGGAGCTCCTGCGCGAGCCTGGAGTTTACTCAGCCGTGGCGGTTGAGCTCTGTCAGAGCCGGTACCAGGCGCTAATGGAGCCAGATGCGCTTGCGAAGCTTGACCTTTTTGCCGTCATTCGTGAGAAACGTGCGCACATGGTTGCCGCCAACCTGGCGCTGTCGGCCTATCAGCAGCGGCTGGCGGAACAAATCGGCGTCGAGCCTGGGGCCGAGCAGCGCGAGGCAATCGATCAGGCACGGCGTCTGGGATTGCCGATCCTGCTGATTGATCGCGAGATTGGGGTGACGCTCAGGCGCGCGGCGCGCAATATGGGCTGGTTCAAGCGGCTGAATTTGTTTGTGGGGTTGTTGGCCGGTCTGCTGTCGCGTGATCAGGTCACCGAAGATGACATTGAGGCGCTGAAGCAGGGGGATGTGCTCGAAACGGCGTTTAGCGAATTCGCCGAGAACCGTCAGGACTTGTTCGAGCCTCTGATTAACGAGCGGGACCGCTTTATGGCGGCGCGACTGCGCGAGGAAATTGGCCAACATGACTATGGCCAGGTACTGGCGGTTATCGGTGCCGGACATACAAAAGGTGTGGCGCGGGAGTTGACCGGGCAGGTGCGCTCGCCGGCTGAGTTAATTGCCGAGCTGTCGTTGGTGCCGCCGGTCGGCGCGCTCTGGCGTGCGCTGCCGTGGTTGGTGGTTGCGGTGATT includes the following:
- a CDS encoding cytochrome c1 — its product is MRNSLFALFLLVAPFAAWASGGEGPELEHADIDLTDQASLQRGAKYFVNYCMGCHTLKYARYNRVAADIGITEAQLEEFLIFGDARSGELMTNSLRPEDGEKWFGTAIPDLTLVTRWRSPDWLFTYLKSYYVDDSRPYGVNNLVFPDVGMPHALADLQGVQEAVHADGGHDGGGHITGLKLVEPGTLTPEEYDNMARDITNFLTYVGEPIKLERRRLGVYVLLFLAVLGYLSYLLKKEYWKDVH
- a CDS encoding glutathione S-transferase N-terminal domain-containing protein, yielding MTLFSANTCPYCHRVRMVLAEKKMTVDIVDVDLSALPEEVIDANPYAAVPTLVDRELRLYESRIIMEYLDERFPHPPLMPIDPVARANTRVYMYRVDRDWSALMDRIIKGSEAEAKVARKQLRESLVTTSPVFGAHRFFMSDELSLVDCCIGPLLWRLPVVGVELPAAASAAKEYARRLFDCPSFQESLTEAERDMVSDMC
- a CDS encoding TraB/GumN family protein; the protein is MKLSVGDTRVTLLGTAHVSRASVEKVRELLREPGVYSAVAVELCQSRYQALMEPDALAKLDLFAVIREKRAHMVAANLALSAYQQRLAEQIGVEPGAEQREAIDQARRLGLPILLIDREIGVTLRRAARNMGWFKRLNLFVGLLAGLLSRDQVTEDDIEALKQGDVLETAFSEFAENRQDLFEPLINERDRFMAARLREEIGQHDYGQVLAVIGAGHTKGVARELTGQVRSPAELIAELSLVPPVGALWRALPWLVVAVILGLFVRGFTQGADVGWDVIVDWVLINGGLSALGAALAGAHPLTVIGAFCAAPLTSLNPTIGAGMVAAAIELFLRRPRVADFRRLRDEVACWSGWWRNRVARILLVFVFSTIGSALGTYIAGFHLAARLFG
- a CDS encoding ClpXP protease specificity-enhancing factor, which encodes MISNRPYLIRALFEWILDNHMTPHLLVDALHPEADVPRKFVEEGRIVLNIAPTAVKDLVISNDMITFSARFGGVPSVVGLPPVAVLGIYARENGHGMIFPQEEGLDSQGSGGQDQAEGSDKAKDERKAKRPALRVVK